A window of Gammaproteobacteria bacterium contains these coding sequences:
- a CDS encoding GIDE domain-containing protein codes for MPADSLQAWVLNLPDGKLYFYLLLCGLVSTAGFVYAFVFFRRARIIEDTPTSRIRSAAQGYVELSGVGNVMDGDPVIAPLTTTPCTWYRYKVEKLNDKHSRVVASGTSEELFVLVGETGRCVVDPEGAVVTCATKKVWYESSYPSRRRHSTGNGGLLGRLGGRYRYTEERMHPGEPLYAIGMFMSVGGDAEAFNTDAEVREVLKLWKQNRAGLLKHFDADGDGELDVMEWEAVRKAATHRVRREQARRSVQPPTHIMKKPQHDNRPYLLSVYPAEQLVRRYQLKAAACLAGFLAAGSAAVWMATLRLLH; via the coding sequence ATGCCAGCCGACAGCCTGCAGGCCTGGGTGCTTAATCTTCCCGACGGGAAGCTCTATTTTTATCTGCTGTTGTGCGGCCTTGTCTCCACGGCCGGGTTTGTTTACGCCTTTGTCTTCTTTCGCCGGGCGCGCATTATTGAAGATACCCCCACCTCCAGGATTCGTTCCGCCGCACAGGGCTATGTTGAGCTCTCTGGCGTCGGGAATGTAATGGACGGTGACCCTGTCATTGCCCCACTGACCACCACGCCCTGCACCTGGTACCGCTATAAAGTCGAAAAGTTGAATGACAAACACAGTCGTGTTGTGGCTTCCGGCACTAGTGAAGAGCTGTTTGTACTGGTGGGTGAGACAGGGCGTTGTGTGGTGGATCCGGAAGGGGCCGTCGTCACCTGCGCGACCAAAAAGGTGTGGTACGAATCCAGTTATCCTTCCCGTCGCCGTCATTCAACAGGCAATGGCGGCCTGCTGGGTCGTCTTGGTGGCCGCTATCGGTACACCGAGGAACGCATGCACCCTGGCGAGCCCTTGTATGCCATCGGTATGTTTATGTCCGTGGGCGGAGATGCCGAGGCCTTCAATACCGATGCCGAGGTGCGCGAGGTGCTCAAACTCTGGAAGCAGAATCGCGCCGGCCTGCTCAAGCATTTTGATGCGGATGGGGATGGCGAGCTCGATGTAATGGAGTGGGAGGCGGTACGCAAGGCGGCCACGCATCGGGTGCGCCGTGAGCAGGCCAGACGCAGCGTGCAGCCGCCAACCCATATCATGAAAAAGCCCCAACACGATAACCGGCCGTACCTGCTTTCCGTCTATCCGGCGGAGCAGCTTGTCAGGCGTTATCAACTGAAGGCCGCCGCCTGTCTTGCCGGCTTCCTGGCTGCAGGCTCGGCCGCGGTGTGGATGGCGACCCTGCGATTGCTGCACTGA
- a CDS encoding LemA family protein: MEIFSFIIIGLSVAVVLYAIMIYNNLVSLKHNVSKSWANIDVLLKQRHDELPKLVEVCKQYMGYEQETMEKVMKARSAVASAQQSGNMGALGAAETQLRMGLGGLFALAEAYPDLKADQSFQHLQSRITGLENAIADRREFYNEAVNLNNVRIEQFPDVVIAKQFNFKAAELLEFSEEEITDVNVKALFS, encoded by the coding sequence GTGGAAATTTTCAGCTTCATTATTATCGGTCTCAGCGTCGCGGTGGTGTTGTACGCCATCATGATCTACAACAATCTTGTGTCACTCAAACATAATGTCAGCAAATCCTGGGCGAACATTGATGTGCTGTTGAAGCAGCGTCATGATGAACTGCCGAAGCTGGTGGAGGTCTGCAAACAGTACATGGGCTATGAACAGGAGACCATGGAAAAGGTCATGAAGGCCCGTTCGGCCGTGGCCAGCGCACAGCAGAGTGGCAACATGGGGGCACTGGGTGCGGCGGAAACACAGCTGCGCATGGGCCTGGGCGGGCTGTTTGCCCTGGCAGAGGCCTACCCGGATCTCAAGGCCGACCAGAGTTTTCAGCACTTGCAATCGCGTATTACGGGTCTGGAAAACGCCATCGCCGATCGGCGTGAATTTTACAATGAGGCGGTGAACCTGAATAACGTGCGCATCGAGCAGTTTCCCGATGTAGTGATCGCCAAGCAGTTCAATTTCAAGGCCGCCGAGTTGCTGGAGTTTAGCGAGGAAGAGATCACGGACGTCAATGTCAAAGCACTATTTAGTTAG
- the lexA gene encoding transcriptional repressor LexA, with amino-acid sequence MQGLTKRQQQVLDMIRNFIDDYNVPPTRVEIAHAMGFRSANAAEDHLKALLRKGFIEMYAGSSRGIRIVESERPGLPVVGRVAAGNPILAEENIEDYYKVDAELFYPVADYLLRVKGRSMQDVGILNGDLLAVHRTQEASSGQIIVARLGDEVTVKRFRRRGNKVRLMPENADFDPIEVDLRDDDFTIEGLAVGVIRNELG; translated from the coding sequence ATGCAGGGCTTAACCAAAAGACAACAGCAAGTTCTTGATATGATACGTAATTTTATCGATGACTATAATGTCCCGCCGACCCGGGTGGAGATTGCTCATGCCATGGGCTTCCGTTCGGCCAATGCGGCAGAAGACCATCTCAAGGCCCTGTTGCGCAAAGGTTTCATCGAAATGTACGCGGGCTCTTCGCGCGGTATCCGCATTGTGGAAAGCGAGCGGCCGGGCCTGCCGGTGGTGGGGCGGGTGGCGGCGGGGAACCCCATCCTGGCGGAAGAAAATATTGAGGACTACTACAAGGTGGATGCCGAGCTGTTTTATCCGGTGGCGGATTATCTGCTGCGGGTTAAGGGCCGGAGTATGCAGGATGTGGGTATCCTCAATGGGGATCTGCTGGCGGTGCATCGCACACAGGAGGCCAGCAGCGGCCAGATTATCGTCGCCCGCCTCGGGGATGAAGTGACCGTTAAGCGGTTTCGCCGCCGGGGTAATAAGGTGCGTCTGATGCCGGAGAATGCGGACTTTGACCCCATCGAGGTCGATCTGCGGGACGATGACTTTACCATTGAAGGGCTGGCTGTGGGAGTGATTCGTAATGAACTGGGTTGA